A region from the Pararge aegeria chromosome Z, ilParAegt1.1, whole genome shotgun sequence genome encodes:
- the LOC120636349 gene encoding cytochrome b-c1 complex subunit Rieske, mitochondrial-like, with product MNVLNGGLKCSRRILRNSCLDVEVKLLYFSKNDKEDKVFICTKPVQRSKFQCKLSTSSKLFDLVLWTQVRFQQGPPKLHRDIEHPSFDHYRKNKYKDLSKTTWHSGDDKKGYTSVIGFFGLLCGMYGVKSELTHFLMSMAAPADVRALAAIEIDIGNVAPGACLSYKWRGKPLFVKHRTPAEISAEASTPLTSLRDPETPEQRTPEKPEWLIVIGICTHLGCVPVPNSGDWTGGFYCPCHGSHYDNVGRTRKGPAPLNLEVPPYKFLSDTLVIVG from the coding sequence ATGAATGTTCTTAATGGAGGTTTAAAATGTAGCCGAAGAATTTTGAGAAATTCTTGTTTAGATGTTGAAGTGAAACTGCTATATTTTTCGAAGAATGATAAGGAagacaaagtttttatttgcacaAAGCCAGTACAAAGATCAAAATTTCAGTGTAAGCTAAGCACCTCAAGCAAGCTTTTCGATTTAGTATTATGGACACAAGTTCGATTTCAACAGGGTCCTCCAAAACTGCATCGTGATATCGAGCATCCCAGCTTTGACCATTATaggaagaataaatataaagatcTTAGTAAAACTACTTGGCATTCTGGAGATGACAAGAAGGGCTACACAAGTGTGATTGGATTTTTTGGCCTACTCTGTGGAATGTATGGAGTTAAATCAGAATTAACACATTTTTTGATGAGCATGGCGGCGCCCGCTGACGTACGTGCTCTGGCTGCAATAGAAATCGATATAGGAAATGTGGCTCCAGGTGCATGCTTATCTTACAAATGGCGTGGAAAGCCCCTATTCGTTAAGCACAGAACGCCTGCTGAAATTTCTGCAGAGGCTTCCACTCCACTAACATCGCTTAGGGATCCGGAGACACCTGAACAGCGTACGCCAGAAAAACCCGAATGGCTGATTGTGATCGGAATTTGTACACATTTGGGTTGTGTTCCTGTACCGAACTCTGGAGATTGGACTGGAGGATTTTATTGCCCTTGCCATGGCAGTCATTACGATAACGTCGGACGAACGCGAAAAGGCCCGGCTCCATTGAATTTAGAAGTCCCACCTTATAAGTTTCTTTCTGATACTCTTGTAATAGTAGGTTAA
- the LOC120636596 gene encoding uncharacterized protein LOC120636596, which produces MTHIFYLLLCVMGVISAPVDDPVRIDLPVYDQPESASSTTVTEVPEPENYPGSENKQPQSKQKPVQPVSIVLDSKTNSNTLIGSVNYGGGLFKPPVTRLDGALLETEGIGSKILSVKENAQNVVAGIFQPQPLVDTIKEEEKYGNTGDKFQSTGRALVNGAEGISNFVNSILEVPGKIFRSITRAASEKLNNLGGKLVGL; this is translated from the exons atGACGCACATATTTTACTTGCTCCTTTGCGTAATGGGTGTAATATCAGCTCCCGTGGATGACCCAGTTCGCATTGACTTACCAGTATACGATCAACCAGAATCTGCTTCGAGTACAACTGTAACTGAAGTCCCGGAACCAGAGAATTATCCCGGATCTGAAAATAAACAGCCACAGAGCAAGCAAAAACCTGTACAACCAGTCTCGATTGTCTTGGACagcaaaacaaattcaaatacaCTG ATTGGCTCAGTGAACTACGGCGGTGGTCTTTTTAAGCCGCCCGTGACAAGACTCGATGGTGCTTTATTAGAAACAGAGGGAATTGGTAGCAAGATCTTATCCGTAAAAGAAAACGCGCAAAATGTTGTAGCCGGAATTTTTCAG CCTCAGCCATTAGTGGACACAATTAAAGAGGAAGAAAAGTATGGCAACACCGGCGATAAGTTCCAGAGTACGGGACGAGCTCTGGTCAATGGCGCCGAAGGAATTTCTAACTTCGTGAATTCAATACTTGAA GTTCCTGGAAAAATATTTCGATCCATAACACGAGCAGCGAgcgaaaagttaaataatttggGCGGCAAACTTGTAGGATTATAG